In the Calonectris borealis chromosome 11, bCalBor7.hap1.2, whole genome shotgun sequence genome, one interval contains:
- the SCAMP5 gene encoding secretory carrier-associated membrane protein 5 yields MAEKVNNFPPLPRFIPLKPCFYQDFDAEIPPQHRTMAKRLYYLWMLNSITLAVNLVGCLAWLIGGGGAVNFGLAILWLILFTPCSYVCWFRPIYKAFKTDSSFSFMAFFFTFMAQLVISIIQAVGIPGWGVCGWIAAISFFGTNVGSAVVMLIPTVLFTGMAVFSFIALTMVHKFYRGSGGSFSKAQEEWTTGAWKNPQVQQAAQSAAMGAAQGAMMQHETQYSATPNYTYSNEM; encoded by the exons ATGGCAG aaaaagTGAACAACTTCCCTCCCCTGCCGAGGTTCATCCCCTTGAAGCCATGCTTTTACCAGGACTTCGACGCGGAGATCCCGCCGCAGCACCGTACCATGGCCAAGCGGCTTTACTACCTCTGGATGC tgAACAGCATCACCTTGGCGGTGAATCTCGTTGGCTGCCTCGCATGGCTGATTGGAGGCGGTGGAGCTGTTAATTTTGGACTGGCAATTCTCTGGCTCATTCTCTTTACGCCCTGCTCCTATGTCTGCTGGTTTAGACCTATTTACAAAGCTTTCAA GACAGACAGTTCCTTCAGCTTCATGGCCTTCTTCTTCACCTTCATGGCCCAGCTGGTGATCAGCATCATCCAGGCAGTGGGAATCCCTGGCTGGGGCGTCTG TGGCTGGATTGCAGCGATTTCCTTCTTCGGGACCAACGTGGGGTCGGCCGTGGTGATGCTGATCCCCACCGTCCTGTTCACGGGGATGGCGGTCTTCTCCTTCATCGCTCTCACTATG GTGCATAAGTTTTAccgggggagcggcgggagcTTCAGCAAAGCCCAGGAGGAGTGGACCACGGGGGCGTGGAAGAACCCCCAAGTCCAGCAGGCAGCACAGAGCGCGGCGATGGGGGCGGCGCAGGGGGCCATGATGCAGCACGAGACGCAGTACTCGGCCACCCCGAACTACACCTACTCCAACGAGATGTGA